The following coding sequences are from one Campylobacter sp. RM16187 window:
- a CDS encoding bifunctional aconitate hydratase 2/2-methylisocitrate dehydratase codes for MDFFKEYEKHVDERAMLGIPPLALSDEQMKEVCELLKDGDKRQAELINLLANRVNPGVDDAAKIKAEFLNEIINHDVKIAGVDKLSAVNMLKPMLGGYSVIVLIASLQNSDKSVAKAACEVLKDTIFVHDYFNDVLNLSKSNEFALEVINSWAHAEWFLSRKPLDEVIKAVVFKVLGETNTDDLSPASEAFTRSDIPLHANAMLVRRQPGSLEKIAELKKSGREVVYVGDVVGTGSSRKSGINSIQWHLGREIEGVPNKKTGGIVMGTTIAPIFFNTAEDSGALPIIADVSSLETGDEIEIYPYKGEIVRAGKVVSHFALTPNTLLDEIRAGGRIPLIIGRGLCMKARAALNLGAEDIFTKPTQPKDEGEFGFTLAQKIVGKACSMQGVRPNSYVEAMTLTVGSQDTTGPMTRDEIKELASLGFSADFVLQSFCHTAAYPKPSDAITHKTLPKFMNSRGGVSLKPGDGVIHSWLNRMVLPDTLGTGGDSHTRFPIGISFPAGSGLVAFAAVLGVMPLNMPESVLVRFKGKLQRGVTLRDLVNAIPYYAIKRGLLTVEKKNKKNIFAGKILEIEGLESLKVEQAFELSDASAERSAAACVVALDKEPVIEYIRSNITLIEAMIKAGYESKATLERRANKMREWLANPTLLKADSNAKYAEVIEIDLDEITEPILACPNDPDDVATLSEILADERRAKKIDEVFVGSCMTNIGHYRALAEVLRGEGEIPTRLWVVPPTKMDKDKLEREGYYDVFRSVKARIEVPGCSLCMGNQARVEDNAVVFSTSTRNFDNRMGLGAKVYLGSAELAAVCALLGRLPSVEEYMRIVPERIAGKEDEIYRYLNFNEIENFKID; via the coding sequence ATGGATTTTTTTAAAGAGTATGAAAAACACGTTGATGAAAGGGCAATGCTTGGTATTCCGCCGCTTGCTTTGAGTGACGAGCAGATGAAAGAAGTTTGCGAGCTTTTAAAAGATGGTGATAAAAGGCAAGCCGAGCTTATAAATTTGCTTGCCAATAGAGTAAATCCGGGCGTTGATGATGCGGCTAAGATAAAGGCTGAGTTTTTAAACGAGATTATAAATCACGATGTAAAGATTGCCGGCGTTGATAAGCTAAGCGCGGTAAATATGCTAAAGCCTATGCTTGGCGGATATAGCGTGATCGTGCTTATAGCCTCGCTTCAAAACAGCGATAAATCCGTAGCAAAAGCTGCCTGTGAAGTGCTTAAAGATACGATTTTCGTGCATGATTATTTTAACGACGTGCTAAATTTAAGTAAGAGTAACGAATTTGCGCTTGAGGTTATCAACTCTTGGGCGCATGCGGAGTGGTTTTTGTCGCGCAAACCGCTTGATGAGGTGATAAAGGCGGTTGTCTTTAAGGTGCTTGGAGAGACGAACACTGACGATCTAAGCCCTGCAAGTGAAGCCTTTACTCGCTCTGATATCCCGCTTCATGCAAATGCTATGCTCGTTAGAAGGCAGCCCGGAAGCCTTGAAAAGATAGCTGAGCTTAAAAAAAGCGGTCGCGAGGTGGTTTATGTGGGCGATGTTGTGGGTACCGGCTCAAGTAGAAAAAGCGGCATCAACTCCATCCAGTGGCATCTTGGTCGTGAGATAGAGGGCGTGCCAAACAAAAAAACAGGCGGCATAGTTATGGGCACTACTATCGCTCCGATATTTTTTAACACCGCAGAAGATAGCGGCGCGCTACCGATCATCGCTGATGTAAGCTCGCTTGAGACCGGCGATGAGATAGAAATTTACCCGTATAAAGGCGAGATAGTGCGCGCAGGCAAGGTGGTGAGTCACTTTGCTCTCACGCCAAATACTCTGCTTGATGAGATAAGAGCGGGCGGGCGTATACCGCTTATCATCGGTCGCGGGCTTTGCATGAAGGCTAGGGCGGCTCTAAATTTGGGCGCTGAGGATATATTTACTAAACCTACACAGCCTAAGGATGAGGGCGAATTTGGCTTTACTCTAGCTCAAAAGATCGTGGGCAAGGCATGCAGCATGCAGGGTGTAAGACCAAATTCTTACGTCGAAGCTATGACTCTAACCGTAGGTAGCCAAGATACCACGGGTCCGATGACGAGAGATGAGATAAAAGAGCTTGCAAGCCTTGGATTTTCGGCTGATTTTGTGCTTCAGAGCTTTTGTCATACGGCTGCTTATCCTAAGCCAAGCGATGCGATCACGCATAAGACTTTGCCGAAATTTATGAACTCTCGCGGCGGCGTTAGCTTGAAACCCGGCGATGGTGTCATACACTCGTGGCTAAATCGCATGGTGCTTCCAGATACGCTTGGAACGGGCGGTGATAGCCATACGCGCTTTCCTATCGGCATAAGCTTTCCTGCAGGAAGCGGTCTTGTGGCGTTTGCGGCGGTGCTTGGCGTTATGCCTTTAAATATGCCAGAATCCGTCTTGGTGCGCTTTAAAGGCAAGCTTCAAAGAGGCGTCACGCTCAGAGATCTTGTAAATGCGATACCTTACTACGCGATCAAGCGCGGGCTGCTAACCGTCGAAAAGAAAAACAAGAAAAATATCTTCGCAGGCAAAATTTTAGAGATAGAAGGGCTTGAGAGCCTAAAAGTAGAGCAGGCATTTGAGCTAAGCGACGCTTCGGCGGAAAGATCGGCTGCAGCTTGCGTAGTGGCTCTTGATAAGGAACCCGTGATAGAGTATATAAGATCAAACATAACTCTCATCGAAGCGATGATAAAGGCAGGGTATGAAAGCAAGGCGACTTTAGAGCGAAGAGCTAACAAGATGCGCGAATGGTTGGCAAATCCAACCCTTCTAAAAGCCGATAGCAACGCCAAGTATGCCGAGGTGATAGAGATAGATTTAGACGAGATAACCGAGCCGATACTTGCCTGTCCGAACGATCCTGACGACGTGGCGACTCTTAGTGAAATTTTAGCTGATGAAAGACGCGCTAAAAAGATCGATGAGGTCTTTGTAGGAAGCTGTATGACAAATATCGGACACTACCGCGCGCTAGCCGAGGTGCTAAGAGGCGAGGGCGAGATACCTACGCGCCTTTGGGTTGTGCCGCCTACTAAGATGGATAAGGATAAGCTTGAGCGCGAGGGCTACTATGACGTGTTTAGAAGCGTAAAAGCACGTATAGAGGTGCCTGGCTGCTCGCTTTGTATGGGAAATCAAGCGCGAGTTGAGGATAATGCCGTGGTCTTTTCAACCTCGACTAGAAATTTTGACAACCGAATGGGGCTTGGCGCGAAAGTCTATCTTGGAAGCGCAGAACTTGCAGCAGTTTGCGCTCTACTTGGAAGACTGCCGAGTGTGGAAGAGTATATGAGGATAGTTCCTGAAAGAATCGCAGGCAAAGAAGATGAAATTTACAGATATCTAAATTTTAATGAGATAGAGAATTTCAAGATAGATTAA
- a CDS encoding methylated-DNA--[protein]-cysteine S-methyltransferase: MQKAYFKSPIGVLEICADEGKICALNFVDKFVKTEVKDENLKLCLKELNEYFKGNLREFKCELEISGTPFQKSVYEALLKIPYGKTITYAQLAKNIDRQKACRAVGSANGKNKIPIIIPCHRVVASNSLGGYSGGEGLKTKIWLINHENKKSVF; encoded by the coding sequence TTGCAAAAAGCCTACTTCAAATCCCCAATCGGAGTCTTGGAAATTTGTGCGGATGAGGGCAAAATTTGCGCTCTAAATTTCGTGGATAAATTTGTAAAAACAGAGGTTAAAGATGAAAATTTAAAGCTTTGTTTAAAAGAGCTTAATGAGTATTTCAAAGGAAATTTGCGCGAGTTTAAATGTGAACTTGAAATTTCAGGCACTCCCTTTCAAAAAAGCGTATATGAAGCGCTACTTAAAATTCCTTACGGAAAGACTATAACCTACGCCCAGCTGGCTAAAAACATAGACAGACAAAAGGCTTGCCGTGCGGTAGGCTCTGCAAACGGCAAAAACAAAATCCCCATCATCATCCCTTGTCACCGAGTGGTTGCCAGCAATTCGCTTGGAGGATACTCAGGCGGCGAAGGACTAAAAACAAAAATTTGGCTGATAAATCATGAAAACAAAAAATCAGTTTTTTAA